The region CTACGCTAAGTGATTATATTTGGGCAGGCATCCCCTTAGGCGATGGCGGCCTAGTCATCCCTGTACTAATTACTTTGTTGCTCGGTGTCGGTGTCTACCTTATGTTTGGTTTACGCTTTATGCCGTGGCGTAAATTACCTTATGGTATTAGCTTATTAATACGTGGTGCAAAAACCACTGCACCAGGGGACGTCACTCCGTTCCAAGCCTTAATGACTACCCTTTCAGCAACAGTGGGTACCGGCAATATTGTTGGTGTCGCCACAGCCATTGCGCTTGGCGGCCCAGGTGCTATTTTCTGGATGTGGATTACCGCTTTATTTGGTATGGCCACTAAATACTCTGAAGTCTTGCTTGCCGTTCATTTCCGTGAATTGGGAGCCAATGGTAAACACGTGGGCGGCCCTATGTATTACATCAAAAATGGCTTGCACAAACGCTGGCATTGGTTGGCCATTGCCTATGCAAGCTTTGGCGCTATCGCCGGTCTTGGTATCGGCAATATGGTGCAAGCCAACTCAGTTGCCGATGCTATGGAGTCATCATTTAACCTGCCAGCGTGGCTGACTGGACTCGTGTTGGCTGCCTTGGTTGGGTTTGTCATTATAGGTGGTATCAAACGTATTGCTGCCGTTGCGGCAAAATTAGTGCCTTTTATGGCTATCGCCTATATCGTCTGCTGTGTCATTGTTATTACTAACCATTGGCAAAATATTCCCCAGGTATTCGTACTCATTATTGATTCTGCCTTTAACGGTGCGGCGGCGACAGGAGGGTTTGCTGGTGCGGCAGTGTGGGCTGCCATTCGTTTTGGTGTGGCACGTGGTATTTTTTCCAACGAAGCCGGTTTAGGTAGCGGTTCTATCGCACATGCCGCCGCAAAAACCAATAGTCCTGTTAAGCAAGGTTTTATTGGCATACTCGGCACGT is a window of Gammaproteobacteria bacterium DNA encoding:
- a CDS encoding sodium:alanine symporter family protein; the encoded protein is MDSIKVLLDPLESFFATLSDYIWAGIPLGDGGLVIPVLITLLLGVGVYLMFGLRFMPWRKLPYGISLLIRGAKTTAPGDVTPFQALMTTLSATVGTGNIVGVATAIALGGPGAIFWMWITALFGMATKYSEVLLAVHFRELGANGKHVGGPMYYIKNGLHKRWHWLAIAYASFGAIAGLGIGNMVQANSVADAMESSFNLPAWLTGLVLAALVGFVIIGGIKRIAAVAAKLVPFMAIAYIVCCVIVITNHWQNIPQVFVLIIDSAFNGAAATGGFAGAAVWAAIRFGVARGIFSNEAGLGSGSIAHAAAKTNSPVKQGFIGILGTFIDTLLICTMTAFVILLTGVWTSGENGHALSNLAFNSVLGDIGSNIIAIGLIIFAFTTLLGWSYYGERCAEYLFGQKIIFAYRLLWVVMIPLGAIGSLKIVWVFSDVMNGLMAIPNLIALMILSPIVFKITRQYFSNENLPKKGVKE